From a single Nostoc sp. MS1 genomic region:
- a CDS encoding allophycocyanin, whose protein sequence is MSLIIKSILGADSEARYFTPGELEPIKSFIKSGERRLRLVQALNENRERIVKQSANQLFQKRPDIISPGGNAYGQEMTATCLRDMDYYLRLITYSIVAGDSTPIQEIGIIGAREMYRSLGTPIEAVSESIRAMKNVATSMISAEDTNELGGYFDYLIAGLQ, encoded by the coding sequence ATGAGCTTGATCATAAAGTCGATTCTTGGTGCAGATAGCGAAGCTCGCTATTTCACCCCTGGCGAACTTGAGCCAATTAAAAGCTTTATTAAGAGTGGTGAGCGCCGTCTACGTCTTGTTCAGGCTTTAAATGAAAACAGGGAGCGTATTGTTAAACAATCTGCAAACCAACTGTTTCAAAAACGCCCAGATATTATCTCTCCTGGGGGCAATGCTTACGGACAGGAAATGACTGCAACTTGCCTACGAGATATGGATTATTATCTACGGTTAATTACTTACAGTATTGTAGCTGGTGATTCAACTCCTATTCAGGAGATTGGAATTATCGGCGCTCGTGAAATGTACAGGTCTCTTGGCACTCCGATTGAAGCGGTTTCTGAAAGTATACGTGCAATGAAGAATGTTGCTACATCTATGATATCAGCAGAAGATACGAACGAATTAGGCGGTTATTTTGATTATTTAATCGCTGGACTTCAGTAG
- the cysH gene encoding phosphoadenosine phosphosulfate reductase: protein MTASTVTINQTTEFDLEQLNQQFETATPKEILAWSIENIPTGLVQTSAFNVDDLVITHILYSELQHPVPVIFLDTLYHFPQTLELVAKAKEIYNLDLQTYKTPDVDSREAFVAKYGEGLWDKDIAQFHQVTKIEPLQRGLDELNTIAWITGRRRDQAVTRANMPIFELDGKGRLKVNPLANWTRKDSWDYVAEHGVIYNPLHDQGYPSIGDEPITTKVGEGEDERAGRWRGSNKTECGIHI, encoded by the coding sequence ATGACAGCTTCCACGGTAACTATAAACCAAACAACCGAATTTGATTTAGAGCAATTAAATCAACAGTTTGAAACTGCTACTCCCAAAGAAATTCTTGCATGGTCTATAGAAAATATCCCTACAGGACTAGTACAAACTAGTGCCTTTAACGTGGATGACTTGGTAATTACCCATATCCTTTATAGTGAACTCCAGCATCCAGTACCAGTAATCTTCCTAGACACTCTTTACCACTTCCCCCAAACCTTAGAACTCGTTGCTAAAGCTAAAGAGATATACAACTTAGACCTACAAACTTACAAAACCCCAGATGTAGACAGCCGTGAAGCTTTTGTTGCTAAATACGGTGAAGGCCTATGGGATAAAGATATTGCTCAATTCCACCAAGTTACCAAAATTGAACCCTTACAACGCGGTTTAGACGAACTCAACACCATTGCATGGATTACAGGCCGCCGTCGTGACCAAGCCGTTACCCGTGCTAATATGCCTATATTTGAATTAGATGGCAAAGGTCGCTTAAAAGTAAATCCTCTAGCTAATTGGACACGTAAAGATAGCTGGGATTACGTAGCCGAACATGGTGTAATTTACAATCCCCTCCACGACCAAGGTTATCCCAGCATTGGCGACGAACCCATCACCACCAAAGTTGGTGAAGGCGAAGACGAACGCGCCGGACGGTGGCGCGGAAGCAATAAAACTGAGTGTGGTATTCATATTTAA
- a CDS encoding NblA/ycf18 family protein gives MNQPMTLSLEQEFSLRTFADQVQQMSREQAQEFLLMLYKQMMIRESTYQELLKHEWKLDSNAI, from the coding sequence ATGAACCAACCCATGACATTATCTTTAGAACAAGAATTTAGCCTGAGAACCTTTGCTGACCAAGTACAGCAAATGTCCCGTGAACAAGCTCAAGAGTTTTTGCTCATGCTGTATAAGCAGATGATGATTCGAGAATCGACATACCAGGAATTACTCAAGCATGAGTGGAAGCTAGATTCAAACGCTATCTAG
- the arfB gene encoding alternative ribosome rescue aminoacyl-tRNA hydrolase ArfB: MLQIKNKIIIPDSELEISAIRSQGAGGQNVNKVATAIHLRFDIKASSLPSFYKQQLLKLNDRRITQEGVVVIKAQEHRSQDKNREEALQRLKQLILSAVELPEIRKPTKPTRSSQKKRLDSKTKRGQIKSIRRQVID, encoded by the coding sequence ATGCTGCAAATTAAAAATAAAATCATCATTCCTGACAGCGAACTTGAAATTAGTGCCATTCGTTCTCAGGGGGCAGGAGGCCAAAACGTTAACAAGGTTGCTACAGCTATTCACTTACGCTTTGATATTAAAGCTTCATCACTACCCTCTTTTTATAAACAGCAACTATTGAAGCTAAACGACCGACGAATTACCCAGGAGGGAGTTGTTGTTATCAAAGCTCAAGAACATCGCAGCCAAGATAAAAACCGGGAAGAAGCTTTGCAACGGCTCAAGCAACTCATACTAAGCGCAGTCGAACTACCCGAAATACGTAAACCTACCAAACCAACTCGCAGTTCTCAAAAAAAACGACTTGACAGTAAAACTAAGCGAGGACAGATTAAGTCCATTAGACGGCAGGTTATTGATTAA
- a CDS encoding ATP adenylyltransferase family protein gives MTEGQILLKPDTLWHQVKEQTEYALNCGALLSIPTEFEFVEQDGVNFLVRILANLARKNAAKKKQNKQAAAGKDFNPFLPYEQDLFISDISETHVCILNKFNVVDYHLLIITRHFEEQESLLTVEDFAAMWACLAGMDGLVFYNSGKLAGASQRHKHLQLVPLPFAASQPQIPIALLLTSAKFSDAIATIPGLPFIHAFAKLQPAWIDSPLVGAQATLEIYHKLMCAVGLEVDGNQQPGAYNLLATREWMLIIPRSQEHFQSISVNSLGFAGALLVKNELEMQLLKQHGPMNILKEVGISQLTVDS, from the coding sequence ATGACTGAAGGGCAAATATTACTCAAACCTGACACATTGTGGCATCAAGTAAAAGAACAAACGGAATATGCGTTAAATTGTGGTGCGCTGCTATCGATACCGACGGAATTTGAATTTGTTGAACAGGATGGAGTTAACTTTTTAGTCAGGATATTAGCTAATCTGGCTCGCAAGAATGCAGCCAAAAAAAAGCAGAACAAGCAAGCTGCGGCTGGCAAGGATTTTAATCCCTTTCTGCCTTACGAACAGGATTTATTTATCTCAGATATTTCTGAGACTCATGTATGTATATTGAATAAATTTAATGTTGTTGACTATCATTTACTGATTATTACCCGCCATTTTGAAGAACAGGAAAGCTTGCTGACAGTAGAAGATTTTGCTGCTATGTGGGCTTGTTTGGCAGGGATGGATGGTTTAGTGTTCTACAATAGTGGGAAGCTTGCAGGCGCTAGTCAAAGACATAAACACTTGCAACTAGTACCATTACCTTTTGCAGCATCACAACCGCAGATACCCATTGCACTACTATTAACATCAGCAAAATTTTCAGATGCGATCGCAACTATACCAGGGCTACCATTTATCCATGCTTTCGCTAAATTACAACCAGCTTGGATAGATTCGCCCTTAGTAGGGGCGCAAGCAACCTTAGAGATTTATCATAAGTTAATGTGTGCCGTAGGTTTAGAGGTTGATGGTAATCAACAACCCGGTGCTTATAACTTATTAGCCACAAGAGAATGGATGTTGATTATACCGCGATCGCAAGAACATTTCCAATCTATTTCCGTCAACTCTTTAGGGTTCGCCGGCGCTTTGCTAGTTAAGAACGAATTAGAAATGCAACTCCTCAAACAACACGGCCCCATGAATATTCTTAAAGAAGTTGGAATTAGTCAGTTGACAGTTGACAGTTGA
- a CDS encoding DUF99 family protein — MIILPLPKANIMELETLLRNRRKIRAIGFDDAPFVRHTAQPVGVAGVICAGTRFEGMVWGEIDADGWNATDTLCQLLIGGKFLSQIHVVLLDGISLGGFNIVDLPLLSERLERPCIAVMRKQPRLTAIIHAMQRLPYPDKRLEVLRRAGPVYEHPPFYFQVCGADAEVTAQVLEQLTDCGHVPEALRLAHLIASAVVKGESGRQA; from the coding sequence ATGATTATTTTGCCTCTGCCGAAGGCAAACATCATGGAATTAGAAACTCTGCTGCGAAATCGTCGTAAAATCCGCGCTATAGGTTTTGATGATGCGCCATTTGTGCGGCATACGGCTCAACCTGTAGGAGTTGCAGGAGTTATTTGTGCCGGAACCCGGTTTGAGGGTATGGTTTGGGGGGAAATAGACGCTGACGGCTGGAATGCAACCGATACTCTCTGTCAATTACTCATAGGAGGTAAATTTCTCTCCCAAATTCATGTAGTTTTGTTAGATGGAATTTCTTTAGGTGGTTTTAATATAGTTGACTTACCCTTACTATCAGAACGACTAGAACGTCCTTGTATTGCCGTGATGCGAAAGCAACCCAGACTAACTGCTATCATCCACGCTATGCAAAGATTACCATACCCAGACAAACGCCTAGAAGTTTTGCGTCGTGCTGGCCCTGTTTATGAACATCCCCCATTTTATTTTCAAGTTTGCGGTGCTGATGCTGAAGTTACAGCCCAAGTTTTAGAACAACTTACAGACTGCGGCCACGTTCCCGAAGCCTTACGCCTAGCCCATTTGATAGCCTCTGCTGTAGTCAAAGGGGAGAGTGGGAGGCAGGCGTGA
- a CDS encoding DEAD/DEAH box helicase gives MSFSHLGLSNEIVRAVTELGYTKPTPIQMQAIPSVLSGRDLLAGAQTGTGKTASFTLPLLHKLSSDKSVKSTSNEYSPIRALILTPTRELAAQVELSVREYGKYLKLNTMAMFGGVSINPQKRLLKGRVDILVSTPGRLLDHVQQGTVNLSQIEFLVLDEADRMLDMGFIRDIRRIISLLPKQRQNLLFFATFSDKIKALATGLLNHPEIIEVARRNVTADTVTQKVYKVERDRKCQLLVDLIRQNNWYQVLVFTRTKYGADRLVKQLTQQRIQALAIHGNKSQSARTHALEKFKNDSLQVLVATDVAARGIDISELPHVVNYDLPNVPEDYVHRIGRTGRAGASGKAVSLVCADEYHLLADIEKLIEQRLPTVYRYWWPPTLQREV, from the coding sequence ATGTCTTTTTCTCATCTCGGCTTGTCCAATGAAATTGTCCGCGCCGTCACAGAGCTAGGGTATACCAAACCCACTCCCATCCAAATGCAGGCGATTCCTTCGGTCTTGTCAGGGCGTGATTTGTTAGCTGGGGCGCAAACGGGGACTGGAAAAACTGCCAGTTTCACCCTGCCACTTCTGCACAAGTTATCGTCTGACAAGAGCGTTAAAAGCACATCTAATGAATACTCACCCATTCGAGCGCTGATTCTCACACCGACTCGTGAATTAGCTGCACAAGTGGAGTTAAGTGTGCGTGAGTACGGCAAGTATTTGAAACTGAACACGATGGCAATGTTCGGTGGAGTCAGCATTAATCCGCAAAAACGGCTTTTGAAGGGCCGAGTGGATATTCTGGTTTCTACTCCAGGGCGACTGTTAGATCATGTGCAGCAGGGGACGGTAAACCTCTCACAGATTGAGTTTTTGGTGCTGGATGAAGCAGATCGGATGTTGGACATGGGTTTTATTCGTGATATCCGTCGCATTATCTCCCTACTACCCAAACAGAGACAAAATCTGCTATTTTTCGCTACTTTCTCGGACAAAATCAAGGCACTAGCTACCGGACTGCTTAATCACCCGGAAATCATCGAGGTGGCACGCCGCAACGTTACCGCCGACACTGTGACACAGAAAGTCTATAAAGTAGAGCGTGACAGGAAATGCCAATTACTTGTTGATCTGATTCGACAAAATAATTGGTATCAAGTGCTAGTGTTCACTCGGACAAAGTATGGTGCTGACCGTCTAGTTAAGCAATTGACCCAGCAGCGTATTCAAGCACTAGCTATCCACGGTAATAAGAGTCAGTCGGCGCGTACCCACGCTCTAGAGAAATTCAAGAACGACAGTTTACAGGTATTGGTGGCCACCGACGTTGCAGCGCGAGGTATAGACATCAGCGAACTACCTCATGTGGTCAATTACGATTTACCCAATGTTCCAGAGGATTATGTTCATCGCATTGGTCGTACTGGTCGCGCTGGTGCGTCAGGTAAAGCTGTATCCCTGGTGTGTGCCGATGAATACCATCTGTTAGCGGATATCGAAAAACTGATTGAACAGCGACTGCCTACAGTTTACAGGTATTGGTGGCCACCGACGTTGCAGCGCGAGGTATAG